Proteins encoded within one genomic window of Triticum aestivum cultivar Chinese Spring chromosome 2D, IWGSC CS RefSeq v2.1, whole genome shotgun sequence:
- the LOC123051923 gene encoding kinesin-like protein KIN-12E isoform X1 yields MSAPGGGGGGRRASTTRASRRAASEPNENDDLAAAPSSSSPSAAAPPFSLPPRSPLAAIADPGRNPRSAPGTPKSLAGTPRACAAASGVRDRSSSIGGAAKRVFDLRDLAAAEVPVEVPHFELDEDPAFWMDRNVQVLVRLRPISAAESTAYGQKRCLIQDSSKTLSWTGHPETMFTFDHVACETISQEKLFRVVGLPMVENCMSGYNGCLFAYGQTGSGKTYTMMGELSKDGNELSNDSGLTPRIFEYLFARIKEEEERRREDKLKYICKCSFLEIYNEQITDLLEPSSTNLQIREDIKKGVYVENLMECYVSSVKDVMLLLLQGVANRKMAATNMNSESSRSHSVFTCVIESHWERDSMTHLRFGRLNLVDLAGSERQKSSGAEGDRLKEAANINRSLSTLGLVIMTLVDVANGKSRHVPYRDSRLTFLLQDSLGGNSKTTIVANISPSICSSNETLSTLKFAQRAKLIQNNAKVNEDASGDVMALQRQIEELKDQLTCLRKQQNAPGPPSFLLLNSGSDREYNTLAEDHQSSCDLSLLKQKVSHLEDVLVGSLRREKLAELDIRKLEAEIKHLNRLVDLKESDSQRLRMMLKLRDEKLKRLHMLADDLVPSDGYMVEENAAMSQEIQLLQKQFDENPQLTQFAFENKRLIEQVRTLENFHKQGEREMLLTEISLLRNHFLHILEQKYAAPPRNLEAQGDEIVKDLDNCRKELDACLENNVLLAREVNKLRCELKQYQMSSTHQVVPTAEKNCGIPEISQMQPDPVGWNFSCLTPNGAGMSTNIMESVQLNLPSEIASGHQESCSHLNHFDSERCDLNDSTKVPECSDEVSQCYSLALGSSHNVLDKDTVLSGHVENEETLQLQQDEMDQIHENVPNMDICLHGETLLCHQETEIVGSSKQTLQAELAHIKSINQELKEKLVIMAEESTRLAEIIVAKDVEIASLSEEWEVAIVDLTSFLTDGCRSLDDAYQNIDNMISSFPYSNNSVSEHVEKAMKVSIEKEKIIFRLQIELQDAQRMGREVKEKLHILRGATLAITEAQQLYNDESSQEAQRPVNQKDCNVEWKNCDLSEAVEHSRDEPLFLDSLNDMSAQRTRSEDGSAANKANPDYQSKLDDVLCLVEDKSNKVLALFSNFEDAQETMKEANLMLSALLKANEELKLDRDNCSQAVESLLAEKSSLVNELQEVEASSFCTTQSYSKLNQQMNECTNEMTNIATLMKGSFHHLQRIATMELFELCSEIINIGQDLKRWISDSRSYLVNIESLLEEKGSSSVQQLHHLNVNAYTCMYQQVDSFDLGGSNTMFLHETQAIPDNSSKHVISITDMVDEGKDTSSMHVVPIGSAAELEVLDADSAYDIAVIKNIIFNIAQKWDIFVNKVSCIKNAETYPGVACDEQSYANPLAALAKLDSEQIHSAVPQQCKERIQDHSGEEDNTALLNDVQCLKHHLAQLMIPLSKFINKEDIMGDGTENEKQFVTVLNKVQHNLIFAIDFFGYLLLSDQEGSQNAPLLSRLLNDISSIEKKALTRQKICLRNGDSQAGHSTEYASLRRDFDRKSDIAEGLSFDLKLLQESTSYAKDMKDKADEVSNALRKVQRELEIKNSETEDMLAKQKTLVEELAENGAALIILRSELEQYQVSSSALSKENNDLRVMLEEETVKTGEIEALLEDKAKVIEGLESEIILLNSSEEGRLRSDIEELSNNIKMLCNENGKLKAEILKLNDKLEMSMALAEENEAAAIEARQAAEISKIYAEEKDVEVTILEHSVGELESTITVLEEEVCNLKEEVRSYQAHKQSEAEFQAIEEMLTVENASKCDENVELCPGRCQLKKRLQAEIIAHQDTRRKIEGLVMEAKRKDEEIRQCKEHIAELVLHSEAQSLLFQEKYQEMEHMVSKQNFGSHESNSEAVHTKVEKPSGRTRGSGSPFRCISSIVQQMNSEKDQEISLGRQRIEELEALLSDKQKQICLLTSRLAAVDSMTHDVIRELLGVKLDMTNYANLLDQEEVHKLLVASQEQIEQSKAKDEELDVLKEQFGHLIQERDSLLDDMDQRKADLLETQLLVEQLEQREQMLEAQNEMLQMEKDNLQQKMMEMDETIELLEGSNRVRIGDSHSQRSAGSEFSRRLAQSDMLVSHARHERSRNNHAAAAGSSRPRHGRHH; encoded by the exons ATGTCcgcccccggcggcggcggcggcggccgacgcgCATCCACGACCCGCGCCTCCCGCCGCGCCGCGTCGGAGCCCAACGAGAACGACGACCTCGCGGCCGCGCCCTCCTCGTCCTCCCCCTCCGCGGCCGCCCCGCCCTTCTCGCTGCCCCCGCGGTCGCCCCTCGCGGCCATCGCCGACCCGGGCAGGAACCCGCGGTCCGCGCCGGGGACGCCCAAGTCGCTGGCGGGCACCCCCAGGGCCTGCGCGGCGGCGTCTGGGGTCAGGGATCGGAGCTCCTCGATTGGCGGGGCCGCGAAGAGGGTGTTTGATCTGAGGGATCTGGCGGCCGCGGAAGTGCCCGTGGAGGTGCCGCATTTTGAGCTCGACGAGGACCCCGCCTTCTGGATGGATCGCAATGTGCAG GTTTTGGTACGATTAAGGCCAATCAGTGCCGCCGAGAGCACTGCGTATGGTCAAAAAAGATGTTTGATACAGGATAGCTCAAAGACATTGAGCTGGACAGGACACCCTGAAACAATGTTCACGTTTGATCATGTCGCATGTGAAACAATATCACAG GAAAAGCTGTTTAGGGTAGTTGGTCTACCAATGGTGGAGAACTGCATGTCTGGATACAACGGCTGTTTGTTTGCCTATGGCCAG ACAGGGAGTGGCAAAACTTACACAATGATGGGAGAGCTTAGTAAGGATGGCAATGAACTTAGCAATGATTCTGGTTTGACGCCTCGTATTTTCGAGTATCTATTCGCTCGGATAAAGGAG GAAGAGGAAAGGCGAAGAGAGGACAAATTGAAGTACATCTGCAAATGCTCTTTTCTGGAGATATACAATGAGCAGATAACTGATCTACTTGAACCATCATCAACTAATCTTCAG ATCCGTGAAGATATAAAGAAAGGTGTATATGTTGAGAACCTAATGGAGTGTTATGTGTCATCTGTTAAAGATGTTATGTTGTTATTATTACAG GGGGTTGCAAATAGGAAAATGGCAGCTACAAATATGAACAGTGAGAGCAGCCGTTCACATAGCGTCTTCACTTGTGTCATTGAGAGTCACTGGGAAAGGGATTCAATGACACACCTCCGCTTTGGGCGTTTGAATTTGGTTGATCTTGCTGGTTCTGAGAG GCAGAAAAGCTCGGGCGCTGAAGGAGACCGCTTGAAAGAAGCTGCGAACATTAACAGATCCTTGTCAACTCTTGG GCTTGTTATCATGACTCTTGTGGATGTTGCAAATGGAAAAAGCCGCCATGTGCCTTATAGAGACTCAAGGCTTACATTTCTCCTCCAG GATTCCCTTGGAGGAAACTCTAAAACAACAATAGTTGCCAACATCAGCCCGTCTATTTG TTCCTCCAATGAGACACTGAGTACCTTGAAGTTTGCTCAGCGCGCGAAGTTGATTCAAAACAAT GCAAAAGTAAATGAAGATGCTTCAGGAGATGTTATGGCTTTACAAAGGCAGATAGAAGAACTAAAG GATCAGTTGACATGCTTGAGGAAGCAGCAAAATGCCCCTGGACCGCCTAGCTTTCTCCTGCTAAATTCAGGCTCTGATAGAGAATACAATACTTTAGCTGAAGATCATCAATCAAGCTGTGACCTGAGTCTTCTAAAGCAAAAG GTTAGCCATCTGGAAGATGTTCTTGTTGGGAGCCTTAGGAGAGAGAAACTAGCTGAGTTGGATATCAGGAAGCTGGAGGCTGAAATAAAGCATTTGAATCGTCTG GTTGACCTGAAGGAATCTGATTCCCAACGCTTGAGAATGATGCTGAAACTCCGTGATGAAAAATTAAAAAGATTGCATATGTTAGCTGATGATCTAGTGCCATCGGATGGCTATATGGTTGAAGAAAATGCTGCAATGTCCCAAGAGATTCAGCTACTGCAAAAACAATTCGACGAAAATCCTCAACTGACTCAGTTTGCTTTTGAAAACAAGAGATTAATCGAGCAAGTTAGAAC GCTTGAGAACTTCCACAAGCAAGGGGAAAGAGAGATGTTATTAACGGAGATATCTCTTTTGCGTAATCAT TTCCTTCATATTCTTGAGCAGAAGTATGCAGCACCTCCTAGGAATTTAGAAGCACAG GGTGACGAGATTGTCAAGGATCTAGACAATTGCAGGAAGGAGCTGGATGCATGCTTAGAAAATAATGTTTTGCTTGCACG TGAAGTAAATAAGCTGCGCTGTGAACTGAAACAATACCAGATGTCTAGCACGCACCAA GTTGTTCCGACGGCAGAGAAGAATTGTGGGATTCCAGAGATTAGTCAGATGCAACCC GATCCAGTGGGATGGAACTTTTCATGTTTAACGCCCAATGGTGCTGGAATGTCAACTAATATTATGGAATCAGTTCAACTCAATCTTCCTTCAGAAATTGCTAGTGGACACCAGGAATCCTGTTCTCATTTGAATCACTTCGATTCAGAAAGATGTGATTTGAATGATTCTACAAAAGTGCCAGAGTGTAGTGATGAAGTGTCTCAGTGCTACAGCTTGGCTCTTGGATCTTCACACAATGTACTTGACAAAGACACTGTTCTTAGTGGACACGTAGAAAATGAAGAAACATTGCAATTACAGCAGGATGAGATGGATCAAATACATGAAAACGTACCAAATATGGATATATGTTTGCATGGTGAGACTTTATTGTGTCATCAAGAGACTGAAATAGTGGGCTCAAGCAAACAGACGTTACAGGCCGAGTTGGCACACATTAAAAGCATAAATCAAGAGCTCAAAGAGAAGCTAGTTATTATGGCTGAAGAAAGTACCAGGCTTGCAGAGATCATTGTGGCCAAAGATGTAGAAATTGCCTCTTTATCTGAGGAATGGGAGGTTGCAATAGTTGATCTAACAAGCTTCTTGACAGATGGCTGCAGATCACTAGACGATGCATATCAGAATATTGATAATATGATTAGTTCATTTCCTTACAGCaataattctgtcagtgaacatgtGGAGAAGGCTATGAAAGTTAGCATTGAAAAGGAGAAAATAATCTTCAGGCTTCAAATTGAGCTACAAGATGCACAGCGAATGGGCAGGGAAGTGAAAGAAAAGTTGCACATCTTAAGAGGTGCAACACTTGCTATCACTGAAGCTCAGCAGTTATATAACGATGAAAGTTCTCAGGAAGCACAAAGACCAGTAAACCAAAAGGATTGCAATGTGGAATGGAAAAATTGCGACTTGTCAGAAGCAGTAGAGCATTCTCGTGATGAACCTCTATTCCTCGACAGCTTGAATGACATGAGTGCACAGCGGACTCGTAGTGAAGATGGATCAGCAGCCAATAAAGCTAATCCAGACTACCAG TCAAAGCTCGACGATGTGTTATGTCTCGTCGAGGATAAGTCAAATAAGGTTTTGGCCTTATTTTCAAATTTTGAGGATGCTCAAGAAACCATGAAAGAGGCCAACCTTATGCTCTCGGCTTTGTTGAAGGCCAATGAGGAGTTAAAGCTTGACAGAGATAATTGCAGCCAAGCAGTGGAATCTTTATTGGCGGAGAAAAGTTCTCTGGTTAATGAGTTGCAGGAGGTTGAAGCGTCAAGTTTTTGTACAACACAGAGTTACAGCAAATTAAATCAGCAGATGAATGAATGTACCAACGAGATGACAAACATTGCTACTCTAATGAAGGGATCTTTTCACCATTTGCAAAGGATTGCTACAATGGAACTCTTTGAACTTTGCTCGGAAATTATTAATATTGGGCAGGACTTAAAGAGGTGGATAAGTGATTCAAGATCTTATCTGGTAAACATTGAATCACTTCTAGAAGAAAAAGGCAGTTCTTCAGTTCAGCAGCTCCATCACCTTAATGTGAATGCTTATACATGCATGTATCAACAAGTTGATTCATTTGATCTGGGTGGCAGCAATACTATGTTTCTTCATGAAACTCAAGCAATTCCTGACAACTCTAGTAAGCATGTTATATCTATAACAGATATGGTGGATGAAGGAAAGGACACATCATCCATGCATGTAGTTCCAATAGGCAGTGCTGCTGAACTGGAAGTTCTTGATGCAGACAGTGCATACGATATCGCTGTTATTAAGAACATAATTTTCAATATTGCTCAAAAGTGGGATATTTTCGTCAACAAAGTGTCCTGCATTAAGAATGCTGAGACATATCCAGGTGTTGCTTGCGATGAACAAAGTTATGCAAACCCTCTTGCTGCACTTGCAAAATTGGATAGCGAACAAATACACTCAGCTGTTCCACAACAATGCAAGGAAAGGATACAAGATCACTCAGGAGAGGAAGACAATACTGCTCTTTTGAATGATGTTCAGTGTCTCAAGCATCATTTGGCGCAGTTAATGATTCCACTGTCTAAATTTATCAATAAAGAAGACATTATGGGGGATGGAACAGAAAATGAGAAGCAGTTTGTTACTGTTCTGAATAAGGTGCAACATAATTTGATTTTTGCCATAGATTTTTTTGGTTATCTGTTACTATCTGATCAAGAAGGTTCTCAGAATGCACCTTTGCTTAGCAGACTCCTTAATGACATTAGTAGTATCGAGAAGAAAGCTTTGACACGTCAGAAAATATGCTTACGGAATGGTGATTCTCAGGCTGGTCACAGTACAGAGTACGCATCACTAAGAAGAGACTTTGACCGGAAAAGTGATATCGCTGAAGGATTGTCTTTTGACTTGAAATTATTGCAAGAGTCTACCTCATATGCGAAGGACATGAAAGATAAAGCTGACGAAGTGTCGAATGCCCTTAGAAAGGTTCAAAGAGAACTTGAGATTAAAAATTCTGAGACAGAAGACATGTTGGCAAAACAGAAGACACTAGTAGAAGAACTGGCTGAAAATGGTGCTGCACTCATTATTTTAAGATCAGAGTTAGAGCAATATCAAGTTTCATCATCTGCGCTATCGAAGGAGAACAATGATCTGAGAGTGATGCTGGAAGAGGAAACTGTGAAGACTGGTGAAATAGAAGCTCTGTTGGAAGACAAAGCTAAGGTCATAGAGGGATTGGAGAGTGAAATTATATTGCTTAATTCTTCTGAAGAGGGACGTCTTAGGTCAGATATTGAAGAACTAAGTAATAATATCAAAATGTTATGTAATGAAAATGGAAAGCTCAAAGCAGAGATACTCAAGTTAAATGACAAGCTTGAGATGTCAATGGCTTTAGCTGAGGAGAATGAAGCTGCTGCTATTGAAGCTCGGCAA GCTGCAGAGATAAGTAAAATCTACGCAGAAGAGAAAGATGTGGAGGTTACAATTCTTGAACATTCTGTTGGAGAACTTGAATCTACAATAACTGTTCTTGAGGAAGAG GTATGCAACCTTAAAGAGGAAGTAAGGAGCTACCAAGCGCACAAACAATCCGAAGCTGAATTTCAAGCAATTGAAGAGATGCTTACTGTAGAAAATGCCTCAAAATGTGATGAGAACGTGGAATTGTGTCCAGGGAGATGCCAACTAAAAAA GAGATTGCAAGCTGAGATTATTGCACATCAAGATACTAGAAGGAAGATTGAAGGACTCGTAATGGAAGCAAAACGTAAAGATGAGGAG ATAAGGCAGTGCAAAGAGCATATAGCTGAGCTGGTCCTGCATTCAGAAGCACAATCATTGCTGTTTCAGGAGAAG TATCAGGAAATGGAGCACATGGTTTCTAAACAGAACTTTGGTTCACATGAATCTAATTCTGAGGCTGTCCATACAAAAGTGGAAAAGCCTTCAGGGCGAACAAGAGGATCTGGTTCACCTTTTAGGTGCATATCTAGCATTGTTCaacaaatgaactctgagaaggaTCAAGAAATCTCTTTAGGCCGCCAGCGAATTGAAGAACTTGAAGCGTTGCTTAGTGACAAACAGAAACAG ATATGCTTGCTTACGTCAAGACTGGCAGCCGTGGATAGCATGACACATGATGTTATAAGGGAGCTACTTGGCGTCAAATTAGACATGACAAACTATGCT AATTTGCTTGACCAAGAAGAAGTGCACAAGCTGTTAGTAGCATCCCAGGAACAAATCGAACAATCGAAGGCAAAG gacgaggaacttgacgtcctcAAAGAACAATTCGGCCATCTCATTCAAGAAAGAGACAG CTTGCTTGATGACATGGACCAAAGGAAGGCGGACCTGCTGGAGACCCAGCTGCTCGTGGAACAGCTGGAGCAGCGGGAGCAGATGCTCGAGGCCCAGAACGAAATGCTACAG ATGGAGAAAGACAACCTCCAGCAGAAGATGATGGAGATGGATGAGACGATCGAGCTGCTGGAAGGCTCAAATCGAGTCAGAATA GGAGATAGCCATAGCCAGCGTTCGGCGGGCAGCGAGTTCAGCAGGAGGCTGGCGCAGTCGGACATGCTGGTGTCCCACGCGCGGCACGAGCGCTCCCGTAATAACCACGCGGCGGCCGCGGGGAGCTCGCGGCCGCGGCACGGCAGGCACCATTGA